The sequence below is a genomic window from Bactrocera neohumeralis isolate Rockhampton chromosome 4, APGP_CSIRO_Bneo_wtdbg2-racon-allhic-juicebox.fasta_v2, whole genome shotgun sequence.
aattcaccaaaatTGTCTAATTTTCCATCGATTATACTACTGGTAAAGCCccttaaagccaaaaacgtaaTGTTGTTCCTAAACTGAAATttccgctccgtggaacccgtttccAGCCGATCGAagggataaaacaaaattcgctgaaggatcTGAAGCCCATCCCAAAAAGTGGTTATGAAAAGTGGAGGACTGGAAAAACCATTGGCAGTGCAAAGTCTATTAGCAAAGACAGAGAGAGACCCTACTGAGTGCGGTCTGTACATAGTGGCGCTGTTATTACGAGAAGTAGAGAAAGAAACTtagatgcatacatacacacatatgaatGAACTATAGAAAATTTAGAGCCAAGCTGAACACCTTAAGTAAGTTCCTTAGAGGCAGTCAGGATGATCGGAACTTACGGCAacttaaaagtttatttattgtgaaaataaaataacaggGATATTTCTTCtggtatatttatgtgtatagtatatgtacgaggtgtgttcaaaaagtatcgcgaattttgaattttcgcgggttacgtatattcgaatttcgcattttttgtgtcgttatgttggtactcatgtctctcacttatgccgacaagctcggccattttgaatgttcatttaattgttaacagctgctttgcttgcacgtgttttggatcgtcttcgatttttacctattcaaaaaaatggttCAAAGAACCTGTACCGATTGTGAAAGTTTTGCtgacactaatgatgccgcagtcaccgtattccccagatctggccccctgtgactttttgttgttccctaaactgaagaggcccatgaaaggacgcgttacgcttctcttgacgagataaagactgCATCGAAGGAGGaactgaagaagataaaaaaaaatgtttttttgaagtACTTCGAAGATTggaccgttggcacaagtgtataatatctcatggggattactttgaaggggacaaaatatgtattcatgaataaataaacaatttttgaaaaaacacaaaattcgcgatactttttgaacacacctcgtatatatatatttctacatTAAGAAATAGACCTCAACAGTGCTTCAGGGAAGggttattttcgaaataattataGAATTGCTATAAGTTTGTAAGCATGAATGTTGCCAAGATTTTCATAGTTCTAAAATAGTTTTGATAGTGTGACATATAGTATGCCTCAGGATATGATAATCTACTCGACGCAAACTTATATTTCATTAACATTGTTTTGTAATGACATTTGTTCTTCAATGATTTTTCCCACATTTagtccaaaaaataaattttttttgcatatttcaacaagtgtgttatttttttcttagattccatttttataaagaaatttttctacgaaaagatTTTCAGAACACTTTGAGTCTTCAAGCACCTATGAAAAAAATCCAAACGGCACTTTTAATTACAAAGAACTGCCAAAGTTATTCTGgccgaaaaaaaaagtttgattaaaaatcaaacaaaaaacactttttaaatttttatgaatttatataaaatccaATTCAATCattaaaatcttataaaatcACTCAGAAATAACTatgcattttaaatttgtttttttttccttcgttttTTCTgcgcaaaaataaaagtaatgaagTTGAGTgcttgttttctgtttttgttgcttttgaagtcttcgttttattttgattttcattgatcatttcaaaaccatttaaaattttgtataattttttcataagtacataagtatgtgaagctaaaatagatttatatattctttacaTAGCTATATCGATTCATATtcttatctatatatgtatatgtgtgtgtctgtatatatttttaatttccctatataattttaacaaattttcaaagtatatatatttatatagtttacATTGATATATTTATTCGTATACTGGGTTGCTGctcacatttttttgtttagtcAATGTAAGGAACTCGCTCAGGAAGTGAACTTTTATTCCAGCCCTAGTAAAAGTTCACTTCCAAACATTTCAAATAAGATACACTAAGATTTTACTAGTTTTTGTATACAGCATACACcctgtatatgcatatttacatataatttatataatttttatatcaaaattatattttactttacaTGTGTATAGgttatgtgtgtctgtgtaagTTTCCGTAGCCAGTTCATCAATTTTAGcaaagtatttatttacatgAGGTCGTCAAATTTGGTACGAGCTTGAATCCCATTCATATACGTAGAACCAGCTCATTGCACCACATTGAGTTCATTTAGTTCGTAATCAGCGTCTGTGTCCTCATCGATCGCTTCGGCGTCACTTTGAGCGCTCTTCTCATCTTGTGCCGAGGTTTCATGCTCGCCATCCTTACTAAACAACACCTTAATGGCTCTGTCCATGGGATTGCTTTCGCCTATGCCGCCATATTGTTCGGCTTGATGTAGAATTTTTGCGGCTTCTTTGATCACCTCTCTGGGTAGTGGTGGTTTGGTGCTATTTTCATTACCTTGCTGCCCCAAACTCTTGCCGAAACGCATAAAATTCTGATCGGGTTTACTGAAACGCATGAAATTCGGTGTAACTGTTGGTTGTTTTACTGTGGCCGGTGTTCTACCGAAGCGCATGAAATTGTCCGGTCGCCCGAAACGCATAAAATCTTGATTTTCACCACGTTGTTCCTTTGGCGTGCGTCCGAAGCGCATGAAATCATTCTTAGAACTGCGACCGAAACGCATAAAATCATTAGAACTACCGCGTCCGAAACGCATAAAGTCTGAAGGATTTCTACCGAAGCGCATAAAATCACCGGAAGCACGACCGAAGCGTAGGAAGTCATTAGCGCTACGTCCAAAGCGCATAAAGTCATCGGCTGGTCGACCGAAACGCATGAAGTTGTCACCGCGTGAATCGCGTATACCCTCTTGACTGCGTTCAATGCGTCGACCCGCATCGGCGCTCTTATCATAGTTAACCGTATAATCGTGATCGAGACTATTCACTTTGGGCACTTGTTCGAGCGCACGTTTGCCGAAGCGCATAAAGTCGGGTGAACTGCGCCCGAAGCGCATGAAATCTGCATCGCGTCCAAAACGCATGAAATCGGCATTCGCACGTCCGAAGCGCATGAAATTCTCATTAAACGATTTGCGACGACGCTCCTCCTCTTCGTCGGCCTTGGACttacgaaatttcaaaataatcaaatttttcgTATAGTCAATATTTAACGATGCGATGGGATAACGAAACTCTACTTCGGTTGGATCGcgtccagtttgtatgaaaggtaatttttgtgaattctcAGTTCGTTCGTTGGATTCGCTCTCATTTAAATCGGCATCATCAGTGTCGGATATGGTGTTCAGTTGTTCATTTGGTGATTCTATGATTTCGCTTCGTATTGACGCCTGCAGTTGTAGCATGTACAAGAAGAAGACCAGTAGTGGACCCATATTGGTGATCGCTTGGATTAATGTGACCTGCAATTagagaaattaaaacaaaaaattaatcatgtaatttcttattaaaattatcTCGCAATCAATTGGTACTCTCTCTGTTCAGAGATTATACCGTCAGGTTTGATCATCATGTCAGCATGAAAGACGTCATTAAACTTCATTAACAAGAGTCTCAGACACACGCCAATTTTCATGTTGTCTCTTAACATTTGAGCTGTTGCTACTTAACGGTGTATTGATTTTAATGACAACTCATGAATGTCGTTAAATACTCGTGAGACTCTTTGTAATTGCGATAAATCAGTGACAAAAGACCATCAAACGAAGTTGTAAAATCAGCGAAGTCGGATCTCGACACTTAATAAACTTTTCTGAGTACAAATTGGCAATGTCTGTAGTTTTGGTAAACTGATACTCTTCGACAGTAGCATCAGAGCTTGTGAGATTCCAGTTTTTTTACGACAACTGTGATCATTAAACTCTGCAGACTGATTTATAGATATGGCAGATTACCACCGACAGATctctaattgaaaattaaactcCAAATGAGTTAACATAATCCGATATTACCGAAACTCGATGCAAAAGTCCTAAGAGTGACACTATTAACAATATAGACCTGGTCTGACGCTTCTGACATTTTATAAACCGAAGTTTGTTTTAACAGAATGAAATGTTCATGCGGAAATAATACAGTTCAATCAAAAATTTGACATGATGATGAGTTTCCGGAGACTGCCGCAGGAAAATCAAACAACAGGGATTGGTGTGCTAAGATTAGACGtgatgaaatgagcaccgaatgAGGTGAAGCAGTGGATGcacaaaagaggttgttaccgacgaaaacataaaaaaagtccataaaataattttgaatgaccgtaaagtgaagttgttcgcgAAAACAGGTACTCTAaggatatcaactgaacgtgaatatttgggtataagaAAGCACTGTGCAAAGTGGGTAGAGCTcaattttgaccaaaaacaatggCGCGTTgctgattcggagcagtgtttggagatgttcaagagTAATAAACCGGAGTTTTTGCATTGATATGTGACAATAAATGTAACATATGATGGAGCTTTCACTCCAACGTCTAATCGATAGTCATCCGTGGGAACTGCACACGAGAAACCCGCTTCAAAGCTTGGAAAACGCAACAGTAAGCTGGCAGGGTTATGACGTCTGTATTTGGGAATGAGCGTGGAATAATTTCCATTGAAAACGATgataaaaatccataaattgggTTTCGCATTGTTTCTGCATCCACTGTATTCTCCTGATATGGCCTCCAGCGACTGTTTCCTTTTCTCagaaaatggtatcgaaaagtttgtATGATCGCTTTAATaagtgtatcacccttgaaaTGAATTATgtcgaataaaataaaacgggttcttccaaaaaaatgtgttttaataTGGTAGGCTGGAGACTTCTCATAAGCCGGTTGGAAACTTTTTGAATGCGTAAGACGTAGAATTTTTctagtatatacttgtatatgtatgaatattgcCTATCCATAACATAATTGTATTAttagatataaaaaatgtaaaagtatCATAAACTATTTCAGCTTTTCcaatattgtttaaatttaacCTCAAACATTTATTGTATAAAGATAATTTTCTTTCGTTTCAGTGTTGCAAtgtaaatttctaaatttactGGGTAGCTCTCTGGTGGCAtcgatttataaatatacatatataggtgaGTATATGAACCGTTTCTTTTAGCAAAAAATGCTCTTCTGCTCTCTTTGCTATGTTTGAGCTCGCCTCTGTTTTGTATCAAAGATGTTCCACATTACTTAAAGTTAAGAAAATCAtttccaaaaatcaaaaagcaGTTCAGGTGTaacatgatatatgtatgtaaggccCGAACATTTGTTGGAAAAAGTAGAATCGATACCACATAAATATGCGACCAGTCTTAAATGAGCTTGCGAAATGCGCATAGGCAATTTTTTAGAGATAATCAAAGTAGTGTAATATGGCTTCCTTGTTCGAATATACCTTATATAAAAAGTAGAAAGGATCTCTCAGTAAAATTATAACCCAAGTATAACTAATTAATAAAGCTCGAGTAAAGCGAACCTTGTTGTTTTGAATTGTTACTGATAAGTCCTTCTTATGACCTTCATCTTGGGATTTCGTTAGACTTTTAGACTTGTGGTTTTCAATGAAGCAATACTTTTTCCGGGTTGGTATTTTTGACAACAGTTACTTGATTTATACCCAGTTTGGTTTGTCATTTTATAATGAACAGATTTACTCCGGAACAACttttgcaaatcgtgcaaatttattaacaaaataatgatTTGGTTCGCACAACGTTCAATCGCCCAGCAGCGTTAATAATTCCAGCAACTATGGAACAGCACCATGTTTACTCTATTTTATAACGCGCATTCTAAGAGACCCCATAATGTGCGCAGCAAAGGCGCTATTGCTGCTGTGAAGTCCATCCGCCAACGCGCGTAGCAATTGGAACTTTGCCTATCCCATCATAGTTTGCGGGCTTATAAAATACAATTcgagcaagaactgaagccgaacgaccgACCATAAAGCGCATTGCGCATTCGGTGAATGAGCCCAAAACGAGAGGCCATCGATCCCGatttggagtgatgataatccacaaTCCATTGTTAAGACGCCGTCACATCTTCAAAAAGacactgtttggtgtgctctATGGGCAGAGTCAATTATTGATCACTAGTATATTTCTAAAGAAATGAAACCGGCCCAAATGTTACAGTCAATAGGGAATGTTTTACAGCCATGACTAATAACTTTTTTGTGCCTGAAACGGGCGTTGTTGATGGCGACGACCTTTGGTTCTAACAAGACGGCAGTACATGTCATACAACCACcaaaaatccatttattgaaGAAACTTTGTGATGAGCGCATTATCTCAAGTCGTGAATCTATGGCATGGTCTCCAAGGTTCTGTGATTTAACACCGCtggactatttttgtggggtcGCTTGCCTACGCCGATAAGCCCGAGACGATGATGAACAATGGAAGAGAATATTCGTTTGTGTTATTGCTGAAATACGGCCCTAATTgcggcaaaaagtggtcgaaaattcGGCCTTTCGActggaatttattcgagccaGTCCTGACGGTCGTTTGCCCAGAATCATTTTTTAACCCTTATAAAAAACCCTTTTCTTCTCTAACTAAATTTTCGGCCATAacatttatatgcatttattactaaaaaacaccctgtatttttttatagattttacaAGGTTTCCTTCTTGAtgttagaaaacaaaatttgagttttggtttaTAAATGATAGATCCcatacaaacattcattttttttttatgatatctggtcttgcattttaggtgacgatatgctcTATTCAAGATTTGGGTAAACTTTTTGGTAGTTTTGGCCATAGGTAAATTGGCCATTGGAAAACACAGAATTCGCTGAGTGTTAATCAcaaaaaacctgattttgaCTTTTAGTCTCGTCTGGAAATCAAGACATGATACACAAACGATTTGAAAtaagtatttcaaaattatattcgaAGCGCATAAAGCgcgaacttaaaaataaaataaaagagaaagtAAACTTATAAACataaccaaaaattttgaaatttcctctTCATAATAATTATGAACTCACAGAATGCATTGAAAGGCGGCTTTTTCCAGGTTTTGACCAAACAATGGCTTCATAGGCTCACACTGGGATTAAATAGATGCTTAAAGTGTATAACGCACGACTCTACATAACTAACGGTATTAAAATTTCCCTAAAGTAGCAAACACTGAATTGCAGTTGCTCATGAGCAACAAGCTTACAGCTGTGTCACGAGTTGTCACATAACTGTGCTGACAACAATGATCAAGTGTTACCGGTACAACTACAATACAATCCCCCCCCTTTCTCCCCGCCAACACTCATTTGACTCTGACTGCCTGAGCAGACATTCACTCGTAGCTTAGAAAGatgtttgttgtaaaatatgAGCGAGTTGTGAAATAATAACGGCTCATACAAATATGCCACCAAGTTGTCACAATAAACAAGCAACAATAATAGAAACAAATTGATATGGAAAATGTGAGCTGATACGCGTCTGCGGCAGATTGATGATACGACAACTATGCGAAGCGGAACTTGTGGCATGCATTTTGCCCACACGTGGACgactatacacacatatttgagTTTGTGACATGACGAATGGTACAAAAGTGTTGAGAAAAGTGAAACCACGTCTTGTGTGGCATGCAGGATATGAGACAATGCGACGATGCACCAAGCCACGGCGACAACGGAAAAGCCAGCTTGATAAACTCCCGAAATACCTGTGAAGATTTGCTTAAGTAAGAGTAAGTGTCGCATGtactggctggctggctggctggctggcgcCCACGTGCGACAACTCAACAAAGCTTCCAGCTCATAAATCATAGCAGAGGAATGCTAAAGCACCGGTAGCTTTTAAATAGATAAACAAACGACGTGTGCCCATATGGCAGCACtgccacatacatatttatttacttccGTGTGCTTAAGGGAGAACTTGAGTTTAGCTAAGCATGCCTTGAAAAATAAGctcacaaatacataaatttgcatatattgtATTTGTCTTTTTTTCATATGTAGTAGTGGTTgcaataaaaatccaaattcACGTTGCAATAAGTGGAAATTAACCCACTAAAATGGGTCATAAGTATTAGTTAAGCAAGTGCCGAGTCCCATTTCGACTGTGGTAACATACTCCAGTTACAACAACCTTTTCTAATTAAATACATGTTTGTACTTATATAGAACAGCCTCATACTATTGTAGAGGAACAATTGGAAAGAGGTGGGGACTCTCATCAAAAGTGATGTTCTCGCTCTTTGAAACCGTAATTAAGCCAATAACGTTGAAAAAACCACACCAACTAAGCAGTTGCAGGGTGTACAAAAAGCGAACTTCAGCGGCTGTCTGTGGTGCACTAAAGACAATTCCAACAACGACACTAAATGCCATTCTAcaaattttgagtgaagcaacttttgttattgcgaaaaaaatggataaaaaggaatttcgtgtTGATCAAATAGTGCTTCTTTAGGAGAAAAATACagctaaaacaaaaacttggcttaaatgacgagtttccggacgCAGCCctaggaaaatcaaccatcaaggattagtacgtttattcattatttttttttattggcgtagacaccgcttacgcggttatagccgagtttacaacagcgcgccagtgtcatcttcttttcgcaaggcgtcgccaattggagatttcaactGTAGCCAGACCCTTTtccacctggtatttccaacgaagtggaagtcttcctctatttgccccggcgggtactgcgtcgaatactctcagagcagtagagttttcgtccattcggacaacatgacgtagccagcgtagccgctgtctcttaattcgctgaactatgtcaatgtctacgtatatctcgtacagctcatcgttccatcgaatgcgatattcgccattgccaatgcgcaaaggaccataaatctttcgcagaacctttctctcgaaaactcgtaacgtcgactcatcagatgttgtcatcgctcatgcctctgcaccatatagcgggACAGGGATGATGAATGACTTGTAGCGTTTGATCTTTGTTCATTGAGAAAGGTTTTtttgttggcaagagatatcatatggtggatttcgaggctgacgttgttgttggtgttgatgctggttccacgACAGACGAAATTATCGACAACTTCGAaggtatgactgtcagcagtgacgtgggtgcctcgtcgcgagcgcgacgactgtttgtttgataacagaagatatttcgtcttgtcctcgctCACAATAAGACCAAACGTTTCTCTtacttatccagtctggagatagcagaactaacggcgcggttgttgaggccaatgatatcaatatcatcgtagtacgccagcaactgtacatTCCGGACACTACCCCAGGAAGATCAACCGTCAAGAATTGGTATGAAAAGTTTTGACGTGATGAAATGACCATCGAAGACGGCGAACGCAGTGGACGCTTCAAAGAGGTTGTTGCCGCCGAAAACgttaaaaattccacaaaataattttgaagtaaCGTTaaatgaagttgttcgagatagtaGACACTCTAAAGATGTCGACTGAATGTGTTCATCACATCATTGACGAATATTTGAGTATAAAAAAGCTCTGTTCAAAatgagctcacttttgaccaaaaacaacgacgagatgatgattcggagcagtgtttggagaaattcaagcgtaataaacctgAGTTTTTACGTCGATATAGTAtaacaatggatgaaacatggctccatcgtTTAGAAAAACgtaacagtcggctggcaaggttatggcgtctgcatattgggatgcgcatggaataatttctATTTACTACAAGTACCTTGAAAATGAAGAgtcatcaacagcgactattacatagcgttattggatcACATTTGAaggaaaagaaagtgctgttgcACCAAGTCAAtacaccgtgtcacaagtcactgaaaattatggaaaaatctATAAACtcggcttcgaattgcttccgcatcaaCCGTATTCTGCACAACTTCTCGCCAGAAAGAAATGTTCGTCGAATGAAGGAGTGATCGTGCCGATGAGAAGTGATCGCCGAAACCtggggcctattttgaagcaaaagacaAATCGTACCACAAAAATGGTTTCGAAAAGtgggagggtcgctataatccttgaactatgttgaataaataaacgatttttgtttaaaaaaaaatgctttttagtATGGTAGTTCTGGACtcttcaattgacctgttatgtaTTAGGTGAATCTATTATCTTGAAGCTATTTTctctataaattttctattgttAACCTTTATGTTAATTTGCAAAACATAAGACCAACTCTAATGGACTTTATACTCATTGCATGAATATGTCTATAAAACCAaactatacaaacatataagtatatttctGAAGCAAAAATGCTACAAACTATTTATACCATTTACTATTGTAATTGATGCTCTTTTTCCCTACTATTTCACTTTCAGATGTAAATAACCATATTATCGTTAAGTCTTCCATTTCCGCCTTCAACACCTATCTATTTTTAACATTGAACGTGATCTGGCTAATTATTAgagttaaacacattttttgggttaagaaagtttatatacgtatataggTCTAAGTACATTAGGGTAagccaaaaaaagaaattaatattcaaatttatgtGTTAAAGTGAATTTAAGGAAAAcccttaacttcggttgcatcgaacCTAGAATGcccttataaataaaaaaagtttacctTACAAAATCGTGATTTTGATCATtaactttgtatgacagctatatggcATAATTGTCCGatgtaaacaatttctttgaaggGTCTAGTaatgtgaagatatcttgtcattTTACATTTACTGCCTACAGACTTGTTCTGTAAGCAAATAGCTGCGAA
It includes:
- the LOC126756388 gene encoding FMRFamide-related peptides, with protein sequence MGPLLVFFLYMLQLQASIRSEIIESPNEQLNTISDTDDADLNESESNERTENSQKLPFIQTGRDPTEVEFRYPIASLNIDYTKNLIILKFRKSKADEEEERRRKSFNENFMRFGRANADFMRFGRDADFMRFGRSSPDFMRFGKRALEQVPKVNSLDHDYTVNYDKSADAGRRIERSQEGIRDSRGDNFMRFGRPADDFMRFGRSANDFLRFGRASGDFMRFGRNPSDFMRFGRGSSNDFMRFGRSSKNDFMRFGRTPKEQRGENQDFMRFGRPDNFMRFGRTPATVKQPTVTPNFMRFSKPDQNFMRFGKSLGQQGNENSTKPPLPREVIKEAAKILHQAEQYGGIGESNPMDRAIKVLFSKDGEHETSAQDEKSAQSDAEAIDEDTDADYELNELNVVQ